The genomic DNA GCGTCGAAGTTCTCCGCGGACGACCAGCGGGTGATGCAGACGCGGCGGCCGCTGGTCACCGTGGAGGAGCATACGGAACCCGGAGGCGGTCGGATTGTGGTGGAAGTGACCAAGCATCCGCTGCTGGGCGGCAACGGGGAGGTGTGCGGGGTTCAGGGGATGTTTGTGGACATCACGGACAGGGTGGAGGCGGACCGTGAACGCAGGCGGATCGAGGTTCAGCTCAGGCACTCGCAGAAGATGGAGGCGGTTGGGCAGCTGGCCGCCGGGATTGCGCACGAGATCAACACGCCGACGCAGTTCATTGGGGACAACATCCGGTTCCTGAAGGATTCCTTCGAGGACCTGCGTTCGGCGCTGGAGGCGTACGGGCGCCTTTTCGAGGCGGTTCAAACGGGCAGTCCGGTCCCGAAAGCGTTGCTGGACGAAGTCGGCGCATGGGTCGCCCGGGCCGACATCCCGTATCTGATTGAGGAGATCCCCACGGCCCTCCGGCAGTCCCTCGACGGGGTCACGCGCGTGGCGACGATCGTCCGGGCCATCAAGGACTTCTCGCATCCCGGCGGCGAGGACAAGACGCCGACGGACCTCAACCGGGCGATCGACAGCACGCTGACCGTCTCGCGCAACGAGTGGAAGTATGTGGCGGAGATCGTGACGGACTTCGATCCCGGGCTCCCGTGCGTGCCCTGTCTGCCCGGGGAATTCAACCAGGTGATCCTGAACCTGGTGGTCAATGCCGCCCACGCCCTTGGGGACGCCATGAAGGAGCGGGGCGGCGCCAAGGGAACCATCACCGTCCGGACGCGGCGGGCCGGCGATTTTGCGGAGGTGCGCGTCGAGGACACCGGAACCGGCATTCCGGAACAGGCGCGGGGACGGGTGTTCGAGCCGTTCTTCACCACCAAGGAGGTCGGACGGGGGAGCGGCCAGGGTCTGGCCATCGCGCATTCGGTGATTGTCGAGAAGCACGGGGGCTCCATCCGGTTCGAGACCGAATCCGGACGTGGAACGACCTTCATCATCCTCCTGCCGCTCCATGTGGCGGACGAGGGAACCCTGAGCCTGCGTCCATGAAAACCCGGGTGCTGTTTGTCGATGACGAGCCGCTCATCCTCCAGGGATTGCAGCGGATGCTCCGCAGCCAGCGTCATGAGTGGGACATGACCTTTGTCGAGAGCGGCGACGAGGCCATGGCGCGCATGGATCAGCAATCCTTCGACGTGGTGGTGTCGGACATGCGGATGCCCGGCATGGACGGCGCGTCGCTTCTCAACCGGGTGCGGGAACGCCATCCGGAGACGCTGCGATTCATCCTCTCGGGCCATGCCGATCAGGACATGGTGATGCGCTGCGTCGGATCCACGCACCAGTTTCTATCGAAGCCCTGCGACCCGGACGCGCTGCGGACCACCATCGAACGGGCGCGGCGTCTGGCGGGGACACTGCACGGCGACGCCCTGGGGCGACTGGTCGGGCGCCTGGAGCACCTCCCGAGCCTCCCGTCCCTGTATGTCGAGATCGTGGACCGCCTGCGCGATCCGGAAGTCTGCACCGACGATGTGGCGGCGGTGGTCGCCAAGGACGTGGCGATGACGGCGAAGATGCTGAAGCTGGTGAACTCGGCGTTCTTCGGACTTGGCCGTCCCATCGCCAGCCCGGCGGAAGCGGTGTCCTACCTCGGGATCGAGACCATCAAGTCCCTGGTGCTGACGATGCATGCGTTTGCCCAGTACGAGGGGACGTCCGTTCCGGCGGAGTTCATGGGGCAACTCTGGAGTCACAGTCTGGAGGTGGCGGGCGCCGCCAGGACGATCGCAGGGGCGGAGGCCGCCGGCCGGCACATCGAGGAGGAGGCCTTCGGGGCGGGCATGCTGCACGATGTCGGCAAGTTGATCCTGATGTGCAACGTCCCCGACGAGTGCGCGCTTGCGCGGCGCCTGGCGGAGCAGGAATCCATTGCGTTGTGGGAGGCGGAGACCCGGGTGCTGGGGGCGTCCCACGCCGACGTTGGAGGGTACCTTCTCGGCCTTTGGGGTCTCCCCGCTCCGGTGGTGGAGGCCATCGCCCTGCATCACGCCCCGCAGTCGTCGCCCACCCGGGCCTTCGGACCGCTGGCCGCGGTCCACGCCGCCAACCTGCTGGCAAAGCCCGTGAACGGCGTCGCGGCCATGCTGCGGGGGAACCTGGACTCCGAATACCTGGAAGCCATCGGGTGCGCGGCCCGGGCCGGGCACTGGCGCGCCGTCCTTCAAAACCCGGCACCGCGAAACCATCCATGAGCAGTCAACGGATCCTCTGTGTCGATGACGACCCGAACATTCTGGCGGGGTATCAAAGGGCCCTGCGGAAATCGTTTCCCATCGAGACCGCCTCGGGGGGCGAGGAGGCGCTGCGTCTGTTCGAGGCCCAGGGGCCCTATGGTGTGATCGTGGCGGACATGCAGATGCCGGGGCTGTCCGGGATCGAACTCCTTTCCATGGTGGCGGACCGGTACCCCGACACCGTGCGGCTGATGCTGACGGGCAATGGCGAGCAGCGGACGGCGGCCGAGGCGGTGAACCAGGGCCGCATCTTCCGGTTCCTCACCAAGCCCTGCGCCGCCGAGACGCTCGAGGAGGCGCTGCGGGCGGCGATCCAGCAGCACCGGCTGGTACGGGCGGAGCGCGAACTGCTCGAGAACACCCTGCACGGCTCGGTCAAGACCCTGACCGAGATCCTGTCGATGGTGGATCCCGCCTCGTTCGGGCTCGGCCAGGTGCTGCGGGAGGAGGTGCGCCGTTTCCTCGAGTCGCTGGGGCGGCCGAGTTACTGGGAGTATGAGATCGCCGCCATGCTTTCGCAGATCGGGTTTGTGACCATCCCGCAGCCGGTCATCAAACGCATGCGCGAAGGCCACGGGCTGGGCGGGGACGAACGGCGGATGATCGAGCGCGTGCCGCAGGTCGGTGCGGATCTCCTGGCGCCCATCCCCCGCCTCGAAGGGGTGGCACGCGCCATTCTGTACCAGCGGAAGAACTACGATGGCGGCGGCTTCCCGATCGATGACGTGGCGGGAGAGGAGATTCCCCTGGGGGCGCGCATTCTCCGCGTCCTGCTCGATCTCCACGAGGCGGAGTCGCGCGGACTGGCCCGGGGCAACGGGCTGCTCCTCCTGCGCGAGCGGGAGGGCCTGTACGATCCGCGCGTCCTCGAGGCGATGGCCCGGTGTTTTCATGCCCCGCTGCCGACCGAGGCGACCGGCCCGGTCGAGACGCGACTCCTTCGGTTGAGGGATCTCGAACCGGGGCAGGTGCTGGCCACCCAGGTGGAGACGCAGGATGGCACGCTCCTGGTCCCCGCGGGCCGGACGCTGACACCGGTCATCATCGAGAAGATCCGCAACTTCGCCACCATCGCCGGCATCCGGGAGCCCATCGCCGTGGAAACCTGATGCTTCGACCGTGGAAGCTCGCATCGCAAGGGCAACGAACCGGACGGCGCCGGACCGGACAGCGGGAAAGGCGTGGACGCCTGACGCCTCCCGTCGCCGGGCGTGGGCATCGGGGCTGGCGATGGCAATCTGGGCGGGGGTCTGGCTGGCGGTCGGGTTGGGGGCGGTGACCGGGGCGGGAGCTGAACCCGTCCGGACCGGGAGCGCGACTCCCGGGGCCGCGGGTTGGCGGGCGGGATGTCTGCTGGCCACCGGAACGTGCCTGGTGCTGGCCGCAACGATCTGGGCTCTGCATCGCCGCCACGCCCGGAGGACTGCGGAGGCAGCCGCCCGGCTTCGAACGCGGACCGCGGTGCTGGACCGGGCCTTGCAGGAGGAACGGAAGGCCAGTCAGGCCGCGACGGCGTCGGTCCGGGCCCGCAGCACCTTTCTGGCCAATGTGAGCCACGAACTGCGAACCCCCATGAACGCCATCCTGGGGATGAACGGCCTGCTGCTGGACACGCCGATGACGCCGCAGCAGCGGGAACTGGCGGAGGCGGTTCAGACCAGCGGCGAGGCCCTGCTGACGATCGTCAATGACCTGTTGGACCTTTCCCGGATCGAGAGCGGCAACCTGGTGGTCGAGCGGACGGAACTGCACCTGAGGCAGGTCATCGAGAGCGCGGTCGAGGTGGCGTCGGGCCGCGCCCACGAGAAGGGGATCGAACTCGTGTGCCTGGTGCATCGAAGTGTGCCGGCCCATCTCCGCGGCGATCCGAACCGCATCCGGCAGGTGCTGCTCAATCTCGTCGGCAACGCGATCAAGTTCACGGAGCGCGGCGAAGTGGTGGTGGAGGCGCGGCTGGTCCGGGATGAGGGAGCGAGTGTCGAGGTGCGGATCGAGGTCCGGGACACCGGGATCGGCATGGACGCCGGGATGGTTGCCGGGCTGTTCCAGCCCTTCACCCAGGCGGATGCCTCGCCCTCGCGGCGGTTCGGTGGCACCGGGGTGGGACTGGCGATCTCGGAGCGCCTGATCGATCTGATGGGAGGCACGATCGGGGCCAGAAGCCAGCCGGGCGAGGGATCGACCTTCTGGTTCACCGTGCGGCTGGACCGACCCGAATCCACGATCCAGGAAACGGGACCGGACCTGGTGGCGTCGTTTGCCGGCGTTCAGGTGCTGCTAGTTGAACCGAACGCCGCCACGCGCCGCATGCTGGGGCATCACCTGGAAACCTGGGGCATGATCAACGGCCTTCATGCCAGCACCGGCGCGGAGGCCCTGGCCGCCCTGCGGGCCGCCCGGGCCGGCCGCCGGCCGATTCCTGTGGTGTTGGTCAGTCATGACCTGGCGGACATGGATGCCTTCTCGCTGGCACGAAGCGTGCGCGAGGAGAAGGGGCTTGAGGAAACCCGCATGGTTCTGTTGACGGCCTTGACGCGGCTGCTGGATGCGGGGCGGTTGCAGAGGGCCGGGTTCGATGCGTGGCTGACGAAGCCGGTCCGACAATCCCACCTGCTGCACGCCTTGCGGGACGTGCTGGTACCGGGCGGGACGGCCTGGCCGACAGCGTTGAGCCCGGCGAGGCTGGCGCACTCGGGCGAGCGGTCCTGTGAGGATCTGTCCGGACTCCGCGTGCTGGTGGCGGAGGATAATCCGCCCAATCAGGTCTTCGCCCGCCGCCTGATGCTCAAGCTGGGGATCGACGCCCTGGTGGTGTCCGACGGCGCAAAGGCGCTCGATGCGCTCCATTCCCATCCGTTCCACCTGGTGCTGATGGACTGTCACATGCCCGGCATGGACGGATTCGAGACGACACGGCGGATTCGGCGCAGCCGTCAGCCGTGGGCCTGCATACCGATTGTGGCGGTGACGGCGGATGCCGTGGAGGGCACCCGGGAGCTGTGTTTCGAGGCGGGGATGGATGCCTACGTGACCAAGCCGCTGAAGACCGACGAACTGCTGTCGGCGATGCGCCAGGTGCTGGCCAGCGCCTCGGCGGGGACGGCGCGACGCGGTCGTGAACCGGACAGGTGACGGCACGGTGCATCCCCAAGTTGTCGGTACCGAGCCAGCGACTCGGAGGGACGAGCTCCGCGAGTCCTCAACCCAACGCTCCACACCGTTGCGGCCTCGTGGAACTCGG from Verrucomicrobiia bacterium includes the following:
- a CDS encoding response regulator — translated: MSSQRILCVDDDPNILAGYQRALRKSFPIETASGGEEALRLFEAQGPYGVIVADMQMPGLSGIELLSMVADRYPDTVRLMLTGNGEQRTAAEAVNQGRIFRFLTKPCAAETLEEALRAAIQQHRLVRAERELLENTLHGSVKTLTEILSMVDPASFGLGQVLREEVRRFLESLGRPSYWEYEIAAMLSQIGFVTIPQPVIKRMREGHGLGGDERRMIERVPQVGADLLAPIPRLEGVARAILYQRKNYDGGGFPIDDVAGEEIPLGARILRVLLDLHEAESRGLARGNGLLLLREREGLYDPRVLEAMARCFHAPLPTEATGPVETRLLRLRDLEPGQVLATQVETQDGTLLVPAGRTLTPVIIEKIRNFATIAGIREPIAVET
- a CDS encoding HDOD domain-containing protein, whose amino-acid sequence is MKTRVLFVDDEPLILQGLQRMLRSQRHEWDMTFVESGDEAMARMDQQSFDVVVSDMRMPGMDGASLLNRVRERHPETLRFILSGHADQDMVMRCVGSTHQFLSKPCDPDALRTTIERARRLAGTLHGDALGRLVGRLEHLPSLPSLYVEIVDRLRDPEVCTDDVAAVVAKDVAMTAKMLKLVNSAFFGLGRPIASPAEAVSYLGIETIKSLVLTMHAFAQYEGTSVPAEFMGQLWSHSLEVAGAARTIAGAEAAGRHIEEEAFGAGMLHDVGKLILMCNVPDECALARRLAEQESIALWEAETRVLGASHADVGGYLLGLWGLPAPVVEAIALHHAPQSSPTRAFGPLAAVHAANLLAKPVNGVAAMLRGNLDSEYLEAIGCAARAGHWRAVLQNPAPRNHP
- a CDS encoding PAS domain-containing protein, which codes for MIAAPNLPPTRLTDVMGAPGAEVPGGAVEAPSDALYRSLMETLPHSVFRKDRAGRFTFVNRQFCETLRLAREGILGHTDADLFPAALASKFSADDQRVMQTRRPLVTVEEHTEPGGGRIVVEVTKHPLLGGNGEVCGVQGMFVDITDRVEADRERRRIEVQLRHSQKMEAVGQLAAGIAHEINTPTQFIGDNIRFLKDSFEDLRSALEAYGRLFEAVQTGSPVPKALLDEVGAWVARADIPYLIEEIPTALRQSLDGVTRVATIVRAIKDFSHPGGEDKTPTDLNRAIDSTLTVSRNEWKYVAEIVTDFDPGLPCVPCLPGEFNQVILNLVVNAAHALGDAMKERGGAKGTITVRTRRAGDFAEVRVEDTGTGIPEQARGRVFEPFFTTKEVGRGSGQGLAIAHSVIVEKHGGSIRFETESGRGTTFIILLPLHVADEGTLSLRP
- a CDS encoding response regulator — translated: MEARIARATNRTAPDRTAGKAWTPDASRRRAWASGLAMAIWAGVWLAVGLGAVTGAGAEPVRTGSATPGAAGWRAGCLLATGTCLVLAATIWALHRRHARRTAEAAARLRTRTAVLDRALQEERKASQAATASVRARSTFLANVSHELRTPMNAILGMNGLLLDTPMTPQQRELAEAVQTSGEALLTIVNDLLDLSRIESGNLVVERTELHLRQVIESAVEVASGRAHEKGIELVCLVHRSVPAHLRGDPNRIRQVLLNLVGNAIKFTERGEVVVEARLVRDEGASVEVRIEVRDTGIGMDAGMVAGLFQPFTQADASPSRRFGGTGVGLAISERLIDLMGGTIGARSQPGEGSTFWFTVRLDRPESTIQETGPDLVASFAGVQVLLVEPNAATRRMLGHHLETWGMINGLHASTGAEALAALRAARAGRRPIPVVLVSHDLADMDAFSLARSVREEKGLEETRMVLLTALTRLLDAGRLQRAGFDAWLTKPVRQSHLLHALRDVLVPGGTAWPTALSPARLAHSGERSCEDLSGLRVLVAEDNPPNQVFARRLMLKLGIDALVVSDGAKALDALHSHPFHLVLMDCHMPGMDGFETTRRIRRSRQPWACIPIVAVTADAVEGTRELCFEAGMDAYVTKPLKTDELLSAMRQVLASASAGTARRGREPDR